In Streptomyces sp. DG2A-72, one genomic interval encodes:
- a CDS encoding ISL3 family transposase gives MVARGRAAGAACPDCGRFSDRVHDCYQRRVKDLPLSEQSVVIWLTVRRFICGAADCPRRTFAELFTQLTAPYARFTTRLNHTLERIGLALAGRAGARLAAQLGLDAGRMTLLRRVMALPDPQFSTPRVLGVDDFAIRRGQTYSTVLTCGETHRVVDVLPTRESGPLAAWLTAHPGVEIICRDRAGAYAEGARLGAPDALQVADRFHLWQGLGRAVETCVAAHRECLRAPAPLKLASAGTPPDGSEPADREPVGRRAQRKKAAHALVHELLAQGYSRRAIARHLGWGLNTVLRYARAAHWQDTLRENRPRPSRLDAYKPYLDRRFAAGCSNVTLLHRELLAENAPVTYQMVRAYIATLRATPPQAQPPPPTVRQVTGWLTRHPTALSEEDRAALKGVLARCPELDAAAGHVRDFGEMMAHRLGPTLPAWIDAVDASQLPGLTNFALHLLRDLDAVTAGLTQHWSSGGTEGAVNRIKKIKRQLYGRAGFDLLRKMILLQ, from the coding sequence GTGGTGGCGAGAGGCCGGGCGGCCGGGGCAGCCTGTCCGGACTGCGGTCGCTTCTCGGACCGAGTGCACGACTGCTATCAGCGCAGAGTGAAGGATCTCCCGCTCAGTGAGCAGAGCGTCGTGATCTGGTTGACGGTCCGGCGTTTCATCTGCGGAGCGGCGGATTGCCCGCGCCGCACGTTCGCCGAGCTGTTCACCCAGTTGACCGCCCCGTACGCGCGGTTCACGACTCGGCTCAACCACACCCTGGAGCGCATCGGGCTCGCGCTGGCTGGACGGGCCGGCGCCCGGCTGGCCGCCCAACTGGGTCTCGATGCAGGGCGGATGACCTTGTTGCGCAGGGTCATGGCGCTGCCGGATCCGCAGTTCAGCACGCCGCGGGTGCTGGGTGTGGACGACTTCGCGATCCGCCGGGGGCAGACCTACTCCACCGTCTTGACTTGCGGAGAAACCCATCGCGTGGTCGATGTGCTCCCGACACGCGAATCAGGACCGCTGGCCGCATGGCTGACTGCCCACCCAGGCGTGGAGATCATCTGCCGGGACCGGGCGGGCGCCTACGCCGAGGGCGCCCGGCTCGGCGCCCCCGATGCCCTCCAGGTCGCCGACCGGTTTCACCTGTGGCAGGGCCTCGGCCGGGCCGTGGAGACCTGCGTCGCCGCTCACAGGGAGTGCTTACGAGCACCGGCACCACTCAAGCTGGCGAGCGCCGGCACTCCGCCGGACGGCTCGGAGCCTGCCGACCGGGAGCCGGTCGGCAGACGGGCTCAGCGCAAGAAGGCTGCGCATGCCCTGGTCCACGAGTTGCTCGCGCAGGGCTACTCGCGCCGGGCGATCGCCCGGCACCTGGGCTGGGGGCTCAACACCGTGCTGCGCTACGCGCGCGCCGCGCACTGGCAGGACACCCTCCGCGAGAACCGCCCCCGGCCCAGCAGGCTGGACGCCTACAAGCCCTATCTGGACAGGCGGTTCGCCGCGGGCTGCTCGAACGTCACCCTCCTGCACCGCGAACTCCTCGCCGAGAACGCCCCCGTCACCTATCAGATGGTCCGCGCCTACATCGCCACCCTGCGCGCCACCCCGCCGCAGGCGCAGCCTCCACCGCCGACGGTGCGGCAGGTGACCGGCTGGCTCACCCGTCACCCCACAGCCCTGAGCGAGGAAGACCGCGCCGCACTCAAGGGCGTACTGGCCCGCTGCCCCGAGTTGGACGCTGCCGCGGGGCACGTCCGCGACTTCGGCGAGATGATGGCCCACCGCCTCGGTCCCACGCTCCCTGCCTGGATCGACGCCGTTGACGCCAGTCAGCTGCCGGGCCTCACCAACTTCGCCCTCCACCTGCTCCGGGACCTCGACGCCGTGACAGCCGGACTCACCCAGCACTGGAGCTCCGGCGGCACCGAAGGCGCCGTGAACCGCATCAAAAAGATCAAAAGGCAACTCTACGGACGAGCGGGATTCGACCTGCTCCGCAAGATGATCCTGCTGCAGTGA
- a CDS encoding peptide MFS transporter produces MASSLTKDSATPGTPGSEKTFFGHPRGLATLFMTEMWERFSYYGMKALLTVYLLSGGPDAGKSSMGGGLAMDVATTTVIVSVYSAMVYLLAMPGGWLGDRVWGPRKTVAIAAVTIMSGHLVLALPGGQAPFFAGLALVAAGSGLLKANISTMVGHLYDGPEDPRRDGGFTIFYMGINAGAFFAPLAIGTVGQEVNWHLGFGMAAVGMAIGLAAFLLGTRNLSPQSSVVPKPLAAEERAAWLRKGLIWVIVAAVFYGAVGFTGHFTLNWAMIPLTIIGLIVPAGVLLRIKRDKDLSTNEQSKMTAYIWFFVAAAVFWMIYDQGASTVQAFGEGKASGSMLGFDFPSSWYQSLNPLFIMALAPVFAFVWVWLNRQGKEPSTIVKFAMGLVLVGVSFFFFLIPLGMAANGTAVSPMWLVGIYFIQTVGELCLSPVGLSVTTKMAPAKYASQMMGVWFLAVTAGDSITSLLSNPAIAGVDLSGKGAVFVEAALAALAGFAVWMYRRKVKTLMGDVH; encoded by the coding sequence ATGGCCTCCAGCCTGACGAAGGACTCGGCCACCCCGGGCACCCCCGGTTCCGAGAAGACCTTCTTCGGCCACCCCCGCGGACTGGCCACTCTCTTCATGACCGAGATGTGGGAGCGGTTCTCCTACTACGGCATGAAGGCCCTGCTCACCGTCTACCTGCTGTCCGGCGGCCCCGACGCCGGCAAGAGCAGCATGGGCGGCGGCCTCGCCATGGACGTGGCCACCACGACGGTGATCGTCTCTGTCTACTCGGCGATGGTCTACCTCCTCGCCATGCCCGGCGGCTGGCTCGGCGACCGCGTCTGGGGCCCGCGCAAGACGGTGGCCATCGCGGCCGTCACCATCATGTCCGGCCACCTCGTGCTGGCGCTGCCCGGCGGCCAGGCGCCGTTCTTCGCGGGCCTCGCCCTGGTCGCGGCCGGTTCGGGTCTGCTCAAGGCCAACATCTCCACGATGGTGGGCCACCTGTACGACGGCCCCGAGGACCCGCGCCGCGACGGCGGCTTCACGATCTTCTACATGGGCATCAACGCCGGTGCCTTCTTCGCCCCGCTGGCCATCGGCACCGTGGGCCAGGAGGTCAACTGGCACCTCGGCTTCGGCATGGCCGCGGTCGGCATGGCGATCGGTCTGGCCGCGTTCCTGCTCGGCACGCGCAATCTGAGCCCGCAGAGCAGCGTCGTCCCGAAGCCGCTGGCGGCCGAGGAGCGCGCGGCCTGGCTGCGCAAGGGCCTGATCTGGGTGATCGTCGCGGCCGTGTTCTACGGCGCGGTCGGCTTCACCGGTCACTTCACCCTGAACTGGGCGATGATCCCGCTCACGATCATCGGTCTCATCGTCCCGGCGGGCGTGCTGCTGCGTATCAAGCGGGACAAGGACCTCTCGACGAACGAGCAGTCGAAGATGACCGCCTACATCTGGTTCTTCGTCGCCGCCGCCGTGTTCTGGATGATCTACGACCAGGGCGCGTCCACCGTCCAGGCGTTCGGTGAGGGCAAGGCGTCCGGCTCGATGCTGGGCTTCGACTTCCCGTCCTCCTGGTACCAGTCGCTGAACCCGCTGTTCATCATGGCGCTGGCCCCGGTCTTCGCCTTCGTCTGGGTGTGGCTGAACCGCCAGGGCAAGGAGCCGAGCACCATCGTGAAGTTCGCGATGGGCCTGGTCCTGGTCGGCGTCTCGTTCTTCTTCTTCCTGATCCCGCTCGGCATGGCGGCGAACGGCACGGCGGTCAGCCCGATGTGGCTGGTGGGCATCTACTTCATCCAGACCGTCGGTGAGCTGTGCCTGTCGCCGGTAGGCCTGTCGGTGACGACGAAGATGGCCCCGGCCAAGTACGCCAGCCAGATGATGGGCGTCTGGTTCCTCGCGGTCACCGCGGGCGACTCCATCACCAGCCTCCTCTCCAACCCGGCCATCGCCGGCGTCGACCTGAGCGGCAAGGGCGCCGTCTTCGTAGAGGCAGCTCTCGCGGCCCTCGCCGGATTCGCGGTGTGGATGTACCGCCGAAAGGTCAAGACCCTGATGGGCGACGTGCACTGA
- a CDS encoding class I SAM-dependent methyltransferase, whose product MDPADFYTGIVAEIYGPLKSFFQDPEPYAAFIQQTGMPALELGCGDGDPLLELRRRGLDVDGVDSSADMLERLRRRADEQDIRATVFHQRMEALNLPRRYRAIFLAGPTFTLLPDDATALAALRGIRAHLAEGGTALVPLFTPASTPTEQIGRVRTAATPDGAELRVSVVAEQRDETARTQTTLLRYERHHGSDSTIEERPWIMHWYTRDQFEKLATTVGLAVTAVTDSDGKPASADGTDLLHFRLQTT is encoded by the coding sequence GTGGACCCAGCTGACTTCTACACCGGCATCGTCGCGGAGATCTACGGACCGCTGAAGTCCTTCTTCCAGGACCCCGAACCCTACGCAGCCTTCATTCAGCAAACCGGCATGCCCGCACTGGAGTTGGGGTGCGGAGACGGTGATCCGCTGCTCGAGCTACGCCGACGCGGCCTGGACGTCGACGGCGTCGACTCCTCCGCCGACATGCTGGAGCGGCTCCGACGCCGGGCAGACGAACAAGACATCCGTGCCACCGTGTTCCACCAGCGCATGGAGGCATTGAACCTGCCCCGCCGCTACCGGGCGATCTTCCTCGCCGGGCCGACCTTCACCCTGCTCCCCGACGACGCCACAGCCCTCGCCGCCCTGCGCGGCATCCGCGCTCACCTGGCTGAGGGCGGCACCGCCCTGGTGCCCCTGTTCACCCCCGCATCGACCCCCACCGAACAGATCGGCCGAGTGCGCACAGCCGCCACACCCGACGGCGCCGAGCTCCGGGTATCCGTCGTCGCCGAGCAACGCGACGAGACAGCGCGGACACAGACGACGCTTCTACGCTACGAACGGCACCACGGCTCAGACAGCACCATCGAAGAGCGCCCGTGGATTATGCATTGGTACACCCGGGACCAGTTCGAGAAGCTGGCCACGACCGTCGGCCTGGCCGTGACCGCGGTCACCGATTCGGACGGCAAACCAGCCTCTGCTGATGGCACCGACCTGCTGCACTTCCGACTCCAAACCACCTGA